The following proteins are co-located in the Mobula hypostoma chromosome 4, sMobHyp1.1, whole genome shotgun sequence genome:
- the rrh gene encoding visual pigment-like receptor peropsin isoform X2, translating to MEDPLENFFNFSTESTEMEPKSVFSQMEHNIVAAYLIMAGILSLLSNIVVLIMFVKFKEFRTATNAVIANLAFTDIGVSAIGYPMSAASDLHGSWKFGYSGCQAYAALNIFFGMASIGLLTVVAIDRYLTISKPELGRKMTAATYSALILVAWVNGLFWALMPVLGWASYAPDPTGATCTINWRNNDSLFVSYTMTVFVANFVVPLSIMFFCYYNVSKTMRQFAQHSGLENITLDWSEQLDVTKMSVVMIVMFLVAWSPYSVVCLWSSFGDPKLIPAAMAIIAPLFAKSSTFYNPCIYVIANKKFRRAIFAMIRCQTQQDLTITHTLPMTISQTPLTD from the exons ATGGAAGATCCTCTGGAAAATTTTTTCAATTTCTCCACAGAATCCACTGAAATGGAACCCAAATCTGTCTTTTCTCAGATGGAGCATAATATTGTTGCAGCGTATTTGATAATGGCAG GAATATTAAGTCTACTCAGCAACATAGTGGTATTAATTATGTTTGTTAAGTTCAAGGAGTTCCGCACAGCAACTAATGCAGTAATTGCAAACCTGGCTTTCACTGACATTGGGGTGAGTGCCATTGGCTACCCCATGTCTGCTGCTTCGGATCTGCATGGTAGCTGGAAATTTGGTTATTCAGGATGTCAG GCATATGCAGCTCTAAATATCTTTTTTGGGATGGCAAGCATTGGACTGCTTACAGTGGTTGCAATTGACCGGTACCTGACCATTAGTAAGCCTGAACTAG GAAGGAAGATGACTGCTGCTACCTACTCGGCTCTCATTCTAGTTGCCTGGGTGAACGGTCTGTTCTGGGCTCTCATGCCAGTACTTGGATGGGCAAGCTATGCACCTGATCCAACAGGAGCCACTTGTACCATTAACTGGAGGAACAATGACTC GCTATTTGTTTCCTATACAATGACTGTATTTGTGGCTAATTTTGTGGTGCCACTATCAATTATGTTCTTTTGTTACTACAATGTGTCAAAAACTATGAGACAATTTGCACAGCACAGTGGTCTGGAAAATATAACCTTGGATTGGTCTGAGCAACTAGATGTTACAAAG ATGTCTGTTGTGATGATTGTGATGTTCCTTGTGGCTTGGTCTCCTTACTCTGTTGTCTGCTTATGGTCATCCTTTGGGGATCCAAAACTCATCCCAGCTGCAATGGCAATTATTGCTCCACTTTTTGCCAAATCTTCGACTTTCTACAATCCCTGCATTTATGTCATTGCAAATAAGAA ATTTCGAAGAGCCATCTTTGCAATGATACGCTGTCAGACTCAACAGGATTTAACTATCACCCACACTTTACCAATGACCATCTCCCAGACTCCTTTAACAGATTGA
- the rrh gene encoding visual pigment-like receptor peropsin isoform X1 has translation MEDPLENFFNFSTESTEMEPKSVFSQMEHNIVAAYLIMAGILSLLSNIVVLIMFVKFKEFRTATNAVIANLAFTDIGVSAIGYPMSAASDLHGSWKFGYSGCQAYAALNIFFGMASIGLLTVVAIDRYLTISKPELGKANSRRKMTAATYSALILVAWVNGLFWALMPVLGWASYAPDPTGATCTINWRNNDSLFVSYTMTVFVANFVVPLSIMFFCYYNVSKTMRQFAQHSGLENITLDWSEQLDVTKMSVVMIVMFLVAWSPYSVVCLWSSFGDPKLIPAAMAIIAPLFAKSSTFYNPCIYVIANKKFRRAIFAMIRCQTQQDLTITHTLPMTISQTPLTD, from the exons ATGGAAGATCCTCTGGAAAATTTTTTCAATTTCTCCACAGAATCCACTGAAATGGAACCCAAATCTGTCTTTTCTCAGATGGAGCATAATATTGTTGCAGCGTATTTGATAATGGCAG GAATATTAAGTCTACTCAGCAACATAGTGGTATTAATTATGTTTGTTAAGTTCAAGGAGTTCCGCACAGCAACTAATGCAGTAATTGCAAACCTGGCTTTCACTGACATTGGGGTGAGTGCCATTGGCTACCCCATGTCTGCTGCTTCGGATCTGCATGGTAGCTGGAAATTTGGTTATTCAGGATGTCAG GCATATGCAGCTCTAAATATCTTTTTTGGGATGGCAAGCATTGGACTGCTTACAGTGGTTGCAATTGACCGGTACCTGACCATTAGTAAGCCTGAACTAGGTAAAGCCAATAGTC GAAGGAAGATGACTGCTGCTACCTACTCGGCTCTCATTCTAGTTGCCTGGGTGAACGGTCTGTTCTGGGCTCTCATGCCAGTACTTGGATGGGCAAGCTATGCACCTGATCCAACAGGAGCCACTTGTACCATTAACTGGAGGAACAATGACTC GCTATTTGTTTCCTATACAATGACTGTATTTGTGGCTAATTTTGTGGTGCCACTATCAATTATGTTCTTTTGTTACTACAATGTGTCAAAAACTATGAGACAATTTGCACAGCACAGTGGTCTGGAAAATATAACCTTGGATTGGTCTGAGCAACTAGATGTTACAAAG ATGTCTGTTGTGATGATTGTGATGTTCCTTGTGGCTTGGTCTCCTTACTCTGTTGTCTGCTTATGGTCATCCTTTGGGGATCCAAAACTCATCCCAGCTGCAATGGCAATTATTGCTCCACTTTTTGCCAAATCTTCGACTTTCTACAATCCCTGCATTTATGTCATTGCAAATAAGAA ATTTCGAAGAGCCATCTTTGCAATGATACGCTGTCAGACTCAACAGGATTTAACTATCACCCACACTTTACCAATGACCATCTCCCAGACTCCTTTAACAGATTGA